Proteins encoded in a region of the Carassius carassius chromosome 49, fCarCar2.1, whole genome shotgun sequence genome:
- the LOC132132715 gene encoding nuclear envelope pore membrane protein POM 121-like, whose translation MSPEDKRRLIVLSAVVFSLFLLLLVLSYIPAYLYILFICVVSYVVYFHKAEELQLFERLGLNPRRGLSVPSALLRWLPGRTLSRVPAAGRNNIRKSDARNSFASPIDRHFAGSYYRRDHTLSESVFSPRDILMGSYLVKTEESPSAAVRPAGGLGAFMHPRDQLRERLARPNYAVHTPNRRLSFGDPVGTSSRFTITPQRHYPLQQTGTSPIGVMPPAKWDGFCKKNVLTQRNSPAVQSPVTVKIARPDPTRSSFFNHLNSPGAVKSPGIGAQADPCSREAVLSVLRESRKREVDEEDRSASSGQKSKRRRHDSSGSSQSAFEPLLANGAPSQLVPKPGSLKRGMNSSLNEESIMKCSRTSSISSVSGAPVPSGVPGSVRNPIRSSYSSSQGYPQRRAASSLSLSPFTSPGGSRCQTPERAAKKAREEDATSPGSTSFMKTDKVATDPVPATTKLTPKSEAPVATSTSDSGGSSCKRKRKIQLVTTKRGDQISLPPPPELGYTITVKDLDMEKKAALSQIQKVLEEPEPEIPPPASEPTPALVPSLTLFSQPAPASSSGTAPAVSSAPSLISLSIPVSESTPAITSTPAPTIDLTITAPSVASTAHLTLTSAPSITTTPAAPTAAPSIISNPLLESLKNMKNNPLLNAPTLMGTTTAVSVSRFSTPVSTTNSSSGVVKSESGPAALQSSFSAPSSISSPAYKPATSMPSAFAQILAQPLQPPSSMPSLGGGGSLFSLIKPVATAASELPKSTVTALTTTVASVSSISNPLSSGFKPIFGAASTTPSSTAEVKPTQPTFKPLFGTGSGINTFGQTATPTTSTPAASVSQNSGMLFGGLTSTRPVTVSASSSVPITQTPSPSLFGSWTATVTSAPATNTTFQFGATSTTTAAPTLNTNTTNASSTAPAFQFGAAKPTPAPAPAPQAQNTFTFGQVSANQNSTSTPFGGFGMNSSATTSSETPTTQTTFGSSTFTASSTFPASTQQTPAAPKPFPFGAGSGGSGTSPFLFGAAASTGAPAFGTNSQPTFGGAGFSFGNTTTPSAAPIFGTSTQSVAPLPASAPTFTFGGVSAATQNPAPSTPAPPASGGFNFGTSLSAAAFGTPTPAAQTPGFSFGANNTDNKPAFGTSTPAFGQASAGMSMPFGSPGTPGFGAMGASPFGSSPATFSIGTGSKSSGARRLQTRRQHPRKK comes from the exons ATGTCTCCTGAAGATAAACGGCGGCTAATCGTTTTGTCCGCTGTGGTGTTCTCTTTATTCCTACTTTTACTCGTGTTGAGCTACATACCAGCTTATTTGTACATACTTTTTATCTGTGTGGTGTCTTATGTCGTTTATTTTCACAAAGCGGAGGAGTTGCAGCTCTTCGAAAGATTAGGCCTCAATCCTCGCCGTGGACTGAGCGTCCCGTCGGCTCTGCTGCGCTGGTTACCGGGCAGGACTTTGAGCAGAGTCCCGGCCGCCGGAAGAAACAATATACGTAAAAGTGATGCTAGAAATTCCTTCGCGTCACCCATCGATAGACACTTTGCGGGCTCGTATTATAGAAGAGACCACACGCTTAGTGAGTCGGTGTTCAGCCCTCGGGATATACTCATGGGAAGTTACCTCGTCAAGACCGAAGAAAGCCCCTCTGCAGCGGTGAGGCCCGCTGGAGGATTGGGTGCTTTCATGCACCCCAGAGATCAACTCCGGGAGAGACTCGCCCGACCAAATTATGCCGTGCACACTCCTAACAGAAGACTGTCATTCGG GGACCCTGTGGGCACTTCAAGTCGGTTCACCATCACCCCCCAAAGACATTACCCCCTTCAGCAGACGGGAACATCTCCCATCGGAGTGATGCCACCTGCAAAATGGGATGGATTCTGTAAGAAGAACGTTCTCACCCAACGCAATTCACCTGCTGTTCAAAGTCCGGTCACAGTGAAGATCGCCAGACCAGACCCCACACGATCATCATT CTTCAATCACCTGAACTCTCCTGGAGCGGTCAAATCCCCAGGTATTGGAGCTCAGGCAGACCCCTGCTCCAGAGAGGCAGTTCTGAGTGTGCTCCGAGAGAGCAGGAAGAGGGAGGTTGATGAGGAGGACAGGAGTGCTTCCTCTGGGCAGAAGAGCAAAAGGAG GCGACACGACAGCAGTGGAAGTTCTCAGTCAGCTTTTGAGCCACTTCTTGCAAATGGAGCTCCATCTCAGCTTGTGCCAAA ACCTGGCAGTCTGAAGAGAGGGATGAACTCCTCTCTCAATGAAGAGTCCATAATGAAGTGTTCCCGCACTTCCTCCATCAGCTCTGTAAGTGGTGCTCCTGTTCCCAGTGGGGTGCCTGGATCTGTCCGCAATCCCATTCGCAGTTCCTACAGCTCTTCACAGGGTTATCCACAG AGAAGAGCAGCATCCAGTCTCAGTCTTTCTCCTTTCACAAGCCCCGGAGGATCTCGGTGTCAGACTCCAGAGCGAGCTGCCAAGAAAGCAAG GGAGGAAGATGCTACCTCACCAGGTTCTACATCCTTTATGAAAACGGATAAGGTGGCAACTGACCCTGTGCCTGCTACAA CTAAACTTACTCCAAAATCTGAGGCACCTGTTGCAACATCGACATCTGACTCTGGAGGAAGCAGCTGCAAACGCAAGCGCAAAATCCAGCTGGTCACCACAAAGAGAGGAGATCAGATTTCTTTG CCACCACCTCCTGAACTTGGCTATACTATCACAGTGAAAGATCTAGATATGGAGAAAAAAGCAGCTCTCAGCCAGATACAAAAGGTCCTGGAGGAGCCTG AGCCAGAGATCCCTCCTCCTGCTTCTGAACCCACCCCAGCTCTGGTTCCCTCTTTAACCCTGTTCTCTCAGCCAGCACCAGCCTCTTCATCTGGGACTGCACCTGCTGTGAGCTCTGCTCCCTCTCTGATTTCTCTCTCCATACCAGTGTCTGAGAGCACACCAGCCATTACTTCAACTCCTGCTCCAACTATCGACCTCACCATCACTGCACCCAGTGTGGCTAGTACTGCACACCTGACTCTCACCTCAGCCCCCTCTATCACTACCACCCCAGCTGCCCCAACTGCTGCTCCTTCAATCATCTCAAACCCTCTGCTGGAGTCTCTGAAAAACATGAAGAATAATCCGCTTCTCAATGCTCCAACTCTAATGGGCACTACCACTGCAG TGTCTGTGTCCAGATTTTCTACACCTGTTTCTACCACAAACTCGAGCAGCGGAGTTGTCAAATCTGAATCAGGCCCTGCCGCTCTGCAGTCTTCATTCTCTGCCCCATCCTCCATATCATCACCTGCCTACAAGCCTGCCACCTCTATGCCCTCTGCCTTTGCTCAGATCTTGGCCCAACCTCTTCAACCCCCATCAAGCATGCCATCCCTGGGCGGAGGAGGCAGCCTGTTCAGTTTAATTAAACCTGTGGCCACTGCTGCATCTGAGCTTCCTAAATCTACAGTCACTGCACTTACAACCACAGTCGCATCAGTCAGTAGCATTAGCAACCCCCTGTCGTCTGGGTTTAAGCCCATTTTTGGTGCAGCAAGCACCACTCCTTCTTCCACAGCAGAGGTCAAACCCACCCAGCCAACCTTTAAGCCTTTATTTGGCACAGGAAGTGGCATTAATACCTTCGGGCAGACAGCTACACCAACAACATCAACCCCTGCTGCTTCGGTTTCACAGAACAGTGGGATGTTATTTGGTGGACTAACCAGTACCCGACCAGTGACAGTATCCGCATCATCTTCCGTCCCAATTACACAAACTCCTTCCCCATCTCTCTTTGGAAGCTGGACTGCAACAGTCACGTCCGCTCCTGCCACAAACACCACATTCCAGTTTGGAGCCACATCAACCACAACAGCTGCCCCTACGCTGAACACCAACACCACTAATGCTAGCAGCACCGCCCCTGCTTTTCAGTTCGGAGCAGCAAAGCCTACACCTGCCCCTGCCCCTGCCCCACAGGCCCAAAACACATTCACTTTTGGCCAGGTTTCGGCAAACCAGAACTCCACATCCACTCCGTTTGGTGGGTTTGGCATGAACAGCAGTGCCACCACTTCCTCAGAAACACCCACAACACAAACCACTTTCGGGAGCTCAACCTTCACTGCATCATCGACCTTCCCAGCATCCACACAGCAGACCCCTGCTGCTCCAAAGCCTTTCCCATTTGGGGCTGGCAGTGGAGGTAGCGGCACATCACCATTTCTGTTTGGAGCCGCTGCCAGCACAGGAGCACCTGCGTTTGGGACTAACAGTCAGCCTACGTTTGGTGGAGCTGGCTTCTCTTTTGGAAACACCACCACCCCTTCTGCAGCTCCCATCTTTGGTACCTCCACACAGTCTGTGGCCCCTCTCCCTGCCTCAGCTCCTACGTTCACTTTTGGTGGGGTGTCAGCAGCCACTCAGAACCCTGCTCCGAGTACTCCTGCGCCTCCTGCCTCTGGAGGGTTTAACTTTGGGACGTCACTCTCAGCAGCAGCGTTTGGAACCCCTACACCTGCCGCTCAAACGCCAGGGTTCTCTTTTGGAGCCAACAACACCGATAACAAGCCTGCTTTTG GAACATCGACTCCTGCTTTTGGCCAGGCATCTGCAGGAATGTCGATGCCCTTTGGCAGCCCTGGAACCCCAGGATTTGGAGCAATGGGCGCCTCACCGTTTG GTTCTTCACCAGCCACCTTCTCTATCGGAACAGGCTCCAAATCCTCTGGGGCTCGTCGGTTACAAACACGCAGACAGCACCCGAGGAAGAAGTAA